A stretch of Flavobacterium sp. N2270 DNA encodes these proteins:
- a CDS encoding SDR family NAD(P)-dependent oxidoreductase, whose product MRKYKILKTNVFEKNGFRIEPIRDEDKYAILQIRNEQLYHLRQTEPLTREKQEHYFATVVSNLFEVERPDQLLFSFFENNEFIGYGGLVHINWIDKNAEISFVMKTELEKEYFAKYWSVFLQLIEKVAFEQLKFHRIFTYAFDLRPHLYNVLESCNYQLEKVLKNVPFANNKSTNVKIHSKTFKRYCMQSKFKDYEMNTFNKKIAIITGANKGLGEALFNQLFNNEYFDKIVSLSRRVSKVQADLISNDDPRFEFIPVDLSMLNNSELLKNLETISLEAKEVLYINNAGTIFPIGKIGELNDNELVESLQVNVLAPSIIINYVLKTFCKAKIEIINITSGAANYSIDGWSVYGSSKAYLKFFTQSLSDQEANNNFVKAINVDPGVIDTDMQLQIRNSSIPGFTKHADFVALKEDGKLQPASMAAQKIIEKISLII is encoded by the coding sequence ATGAGAAAATATAAAATCCTTAAAACAAATGTTTTTGAAAAGAATGGATTTCGAATAGAGCCTATCCGAGATGAAGATAAGTATGCTATTTTACAAATTCGAAATGAACAATTATACCACTTAAGGCAAACTGAGCCATTAACAAGAGAAAAACAAGAGCATTATTTTGCAACTGTAGTGTCTAATTTATTTGAAGTTGAAAGGCCTGACCAATTATTGTTCTCATTTTTTGAAAATAATGAGTTTATAGGTTATGGTGGCTTGGTTCACATCAATTGGATTGACAAAAACGCAGAGATTTCATTTGTAATGAAGACCGAACTAGAAAAGGAATATTTTGCTAAATATTGGTCAGTTTTTCTTCAATTAATTGAAAAAGTTGCCTTTGAACAATTAAAATTTCATAGAATTTTTACCTATGCGTTTGATTTGAGACCTCATTTATATAACGTATTAGAATCTTGTAACTATCAATTAGAAAAAGTTTTAAAAAATGTTCCTTTTGCTAATAATAAATCGACTAACGTTAAAATTCATTCTAAAACCTTTAAAAGATATTGTATGCAAAGTAAATTTAAAGACTATGAAATGAATACTTTTAATAAAAAAATTGCTATAATAACTGGCGCTAACAAGGGACTTGGTGAGGCGCTTTTTAACCAACTATTTAACAATGAGTATTTTGATAAAATTGTATCTCTTTCAAGGCGTGTTTCTAAAGTTCAGGCTGATTTAATTTCTAATGATGATCCGCGTTTTGAGTTTATTCCTGTCGATTTATCTATGTTAAATAATAGTGAATTACTTAAAAATCTTGAAACGATATCTTTAGAAGCAAAAGAAGTACTTTATATAAATAATGCAGGAACTATTTTTCCAATTGGAAAAATAGGTGAATTAAATGATAATGAGTTAGTTGAGTCTTTACAAGTTAATGTTTTAGCGCCATCTATAATTATTAATTATGTTCTTAAAACGTTCTGTAAGGCGAAAATTGAAATAATAAATATTACATCTGGTGCTGCAAATTATAGTATTGATGGTTGGTCAGTCTATGGAAGTTCTAAAGCATACTTAAAATTTTTCACTCAATCACTTTCTGATCAAGAAGCAAATAATAATTTTGTTAAAGCAATTAATGTCGATCCAGGAGTAATAGATACTGATATGCAATTACAAATAAGGAATTCTTCAATTCCTGGATTTACAAAACATGCAGATTTTGTTGCGCTTAAAGAAGATGGTAAGTTGCAACCTGCTTCAATGGCCGCTCAAAAAATTATTGAAAAGATTAGCCTTATTATATGA
- the pseF gene encoding pseudaminic acid cytidylyltransferase yields the protein MPNIAIIPARGGSKRIPRKNIKFFLGKPIIAYSIEAAINSNLFDEVMVSTDDDEIASIALKYGAKVPFLRSEKNSDDFATTYDVIEETLINYKKQGKNFDYACCIYSCAPLIQIASLQEAFTVLQQNFLDTVFPVVPFSFPIQRALRLQEEKLSFFYPEFALTRSQDLEISYHDVGQFYFMNCEQVLKKKALLTDKTGTVVLNELLVQDIDNESDWMLAEFKYKIQILNEKI from the coding sequence ATGCCTAATATAGCTATTATACCAGCACGTGGAGGCAGTAAAAGGATACCTAGAAAAAATATTAAATTTTTTTTAGGGAAGCCAATTATTGCTTATTCTATTGAGGCTGCTATTAATAGTAATTTGTTTGATGAGGTTATGGTTTCTACTGATGACGATGAAATTGCTTCAATTGCATTAAAGTATGGTGCCAAAGTACCTTTTTTGAGAAGTGAAAAGAATAGTGATGATTTTGCTACTACTTACGATGTTATTGAGGAGACATTAATAAATTATAAAAAGCAAGGTAAAAATTTTGATTATGCCTGTTGTATTTACTCATGTGCTCCTTTAATTCAAATAGCTTCCTTACAAGAAGCTTTTACGGTTTTACAGCAAAATTTTTTGGATACTGTATTTCCAGTTGTTCCTTTTTCATTTCCTATTCAAAGAGCGCTAAGGTTGCAAGAAGAAAAACTTTCTTTTTTTTATCCAGAGTTTGCTTTAACACGTTCTCAAGATTTAGAAATTTCCTATCATGATGTAGGACAATTCTATTTTATGAACTGTGAACAGGTATTAAAAAAGAAAGCATTGTTAACGGATAAAACAGGAACCGTTGTTTTAAATGAATTATTGGTTCAGGATATTGATAATGAATCGGATTGGATGTTAGCCGAATTTAAATATAAAATCCAAATCTTAAATGAGAAAATATAA
- the pseC gene encoding UDP-4-amino-4,6-dideoxy-N-acetyl-beta-L-altrosamine transaminase, whose amino-acid sequence MIPYGKQNITQEDIQAVTEALKGDYLTQGPTILAFEEAFAQYIGCNYAVAVSNGTAALHLSAMVLGVSEGDKVITTPLTFAASANCIRYCGGEVVFSDVDSQSYLLDLNKVEKLLEASPKGTYKGIIPVDFAGAPVNLEALKALAKKYNLWIIEDACHAPGGYFIDSLNNKQNCGNGNFADLAIFSFHPVKHIATGEGGMITTNDEKLYHKLLALRTHGITRDASLFKNSVALANGITTSKGEGYPGWYMEMQELGFNYRFTDFQAALGISQLARADEGIERRKSIAKKYEKSFLHKEYIKGQSGYIEGHAYHLYIIEVIDRLGLYNHLKANNIHAQIHYIPCHLMPYYQELGWKENDFPQVETYYKQCISLPMYPTLTDEEQDFVIQIIEKYYA is encoded by the coding sequence ATGATACCTTACGGAAAACAAAATATAACCCAAGAAGATATCCAAGCTGTTACAGAAGCTCTGAAAGGAGATTATTTAACGCAAGGACCCACTATTTTAGCTTTTGAAGAAGCATTTGCACAATATATTGGATGTAACTATGCCGTTGCAGTTTCAAATGGAACAGCTGCCTTGCATTTATCAGCAATGGTATTAGGTGTTTCTGAAGGAGATAAGGTAATTACCACTCCATTAACGTTTGCAGCTTCTGCAAACTGTATTCGTTATTGTGGTGGGGAAGTTGTTTTTTCAGATGTTGATTCTCAAAGCTATTTGTTAGATTTAAATAAGGTTGAAAAACTTCTAGAAGCTTCCCCAAAAGGAACTTATAAAGGAATTATTCCTGTTGATTTTGCAGGAGCACCTGTTAATTTAGAAGCTTTGAAAGCATTAGCGAAAAAATACAATTTATGGATTATTGAAGATGCTTGTCATGCACCAGGAGGCTATTTTATAGATAGCTTAAATAATAAACAAAATTGTGGAAATGGAAATTTTGCCGATTTGGCTATTTTTTCTTTTCATCCGGTTAAGCATATAGCTACTGGAGAAGGAGGTATGATTACGACTAATGACGAAAAATTGTATCATAAATTATTAGCATTGCGTACACATGGAATTACACGTGACGCCTCTCTTTTTAAAAATTCAGTAGCATTAGCAAATGGTATAACAACTTCAAAAGGAGAAGGTTATCCTGGTTGGTACATGGAAATGCAAGAATTAGGTTTTAATTATCGTTTTACCGATTTTCAAGCGGCATTAGGTATTAGCCAACTTGCTAGAGCAGATGAAGGAATTGAAAGAAGAAAATCGATTGCAAAGAAATACGAAAAGTCTTTTTTGCATAAAGAATATATTAAAGGACAATCTGGATATATTGAAGGGCATGCATATCATTTGTACATAATAGAAGTAATAGATCGCTTAGGACTTTATAATCATTTAAAGGCAAATAATATACATGCACAAATTCATTATATTCCTTGTCATTTAATGCCTTATTATCAAGAGTTGGGTTGGAAAGAAAATGATTTTCCTCAAGTAGAAACTTATTATAAGCAATGCATCAGCTTACCTATGTACCCTACGTTGACCGATGAAGAACAAGATTTTGTAATTCAAATAATTGAAAAGTACTATGCCTAA
- the pseB gene encoding UDP-N-acetylglucosamine 4,6-dehydratase (inverting): MLSNKSILITGGTGSLGKELTKTILKKWPDVKRLVIYSRDEQKQYQMAQEFSDKEYPAIRYFIGDVRDLERLKRAFNGIDYVIHAAAMKHVHIAEYNPDECVKTNIGGAENVIKASLASDVTKVVALSTDKACAPINLYGATKLTSDKLFIAANNIKGKQDIKFSVVRYGNVMGSNGSVIPFFMDKREEGVLPITEPSMTRFNISLQGGVDMVLHALDSAWGGELFVPKIPSYKIMDVAQAIGPSCEHKIIGIRPGEKIHEEMITASDSFTTYDLGKYFVILPQVTNWNLEEYKKHFNAQLVPQGFSYTSGENTEWETVESLRLLIKEHLYTDFQEK; encoded by the coding sequence ATGTTAAGTAATAAATCCATATTAATTACAGGAGGAACAGGTTCTTTAGGCAAAGAATTAACCAAGACTATTTTGAAAAAATGGCCGGATGTAAAACGATTAGTCATATACTCAAGGGATGAACAAAAGCAGTATCAAATGGCACAAGAGTTTTCGGATAAAGAATATCCTGCTATTCGCTATTTTATTGGTGATGTTAGAGATTTAGAACGATTAAAGCGTGCTTTTAACGGAATAGATTATGTTATCCATGCTGCGGCAATGAAACACGTTCATATAGCAGAATATAACCCAGATGAATGTGTAAAAACAAATATAGGAGGTGCCGAAAATGTCATTAAAGCAAGTTTAGCTAGTGATGTAACCAAGGTAGTAGCCTTGTCTACAGATAAAGCCTGTGCGCCTATCAATTTATATGGTGCCACAAAACTTACTTCGGATAAATTATTTATCGCAGCAAATAATATAAAAGGTAAACAAGATATTAAATTTTCTGTTGTTCGTTATGGAAATGTTATGGGGTCAAATGGATCTGTAATTCCATTTTTTATGGATAAAAGAGAAGAGGGAGTTTTGCCCATCACCGAGCCATCAATGACGAGATTTAATATTTCATTACAAGGCGGAGTAGATATGGTTTTACATGCCTTAGATAGTGCTTGGGGTGGCGAGTTATTCGTGCCTAAAATTCCATCGTATAAAATTATGGATGTAGCTCAAGCTATTGGGCCATCTTGTGAACATAAAATAATAGGAATTAGACCTGGAGAAAAAATACATGAAGAAATGATCACCGCTTCAGATTCTTTTACAACTTATGATTTAGGTAAGTATTTTGTAATTTTACCCCAAGTAACCAATTGGAATTTAGAAGAATATAAAAAACATTTCAATGCTCAATTAGTTCCTCAAGGCTTCAGTTATACTTCAGGAGAAAATACGGAGTGGGAAACTGTAGAATCTTTACGCTTACTTATTAAAGAACATTTGTATACAGATTTTCAAGAAAAATAA
- a CDS encoding ABC transporter ATP-binding protein, which produces MLFIVCLSFLTGVLESIGVSMIFPILQSILENKPKLEATNFPIVSDVLTFFSIDYTINNLVTIFVVLFLFKAVFKFVTGYFKLFYSSKFLLDIRKNMIKNLSGLEYTNYTKRETGKLSSTFTLEVENMVSGFIYFSNYLVTIFTGISFIIIILFIEYKFTFIILFFGMIYYLGFKKLNVKIKNISKEITSSNSKFNSLLIQFIQSYKYLKSTNNFYHLNDFLKQTVVNIRRLKIQKDIRTNFVLAIQEPAVLLLVLLIVYVSVSVIKIETSVVLMLLVLFYRSTNYFLSSQSTWNNFLGQIGSTNSVIQLESSLIENQEDSAGVKKVDFSKSIILKDIDFKYSNDSMIKNLDSINLEIPLNKTVAFVGKSGSGKSTLINIITGLLKPNSGNVSIDGIDLSEINLKDWRSKIGYIAQESVIFSDTILNNITSWDYNKEQDYSRLWNAIKMSHLDEIIKNDNDLNRDVGDRGVSLSGGQKQRIAIARELYRNPKILILDEATSALDSETEKSIIESLEELNGKITIIVIAHRLSTIKNSDIINVIEGGIIIESGSYDELINNNSSRMNEFIKMQEL; this is translated from the coding sequence ATGCTATTTATTGTATGTCTTTCTTTCCTAACAGGGGTTTTAGAAAGTATAGGAGTAAGCATGATTTTTCCTATTTTACAAAGTATTCTAGAAAATAAACCAAAATTAGAAGCTACTAATTTTCCTATTGTAAGCGATGTGTTAACTTTTTTTTCTATTGATTATACCATAAATAATTTAGTAACAATTTTTGTTGTACTATTTCTTTTTAAGGCAGTTTTTAAGTTTGTAACAGGTTATTTTAAGTTGTTTTACTCAAGTAAGTTTTTACTGGATATAAGGAAAAATATGATTAAAAATTTATCTGGCTTAGAATACACAAATTATACTAAGCGAGAAACAGGAAAATTGTCTAGTACTTTTACTTTAGAAGTAGAAAATATGGTTTCTGGATTTATATATTTTTCTAACTATTTAGTAACCATATTTACAGGTATTTCATTTATAATTATCATTCTTTTCATAGAATATAAATTTACTTTTATAATATTATTTTTCGGAATGATATATTATTTAGGTTTTAAAAAGTTAAATGTAAAAATTAAAAATATTTCAAAAGAAATAACTTCGTCTAACTCAAAATTTAATAGCTTATTAATTCAGTTTATTCAATCTTACAAATATTTAAAATCAACAAATAATTTTTATCATCTTAATGATTTTTTAAAACAAACCGTTGTTAACATTAGAAGGTTAAAAATTCAAAAAGATATTAGAACCAATTTTGTTCTTGCAATTCAAGAGCCTGCAGTACTTTTATTAGTATTGCTTATTGTTTATGTTTCTGTATCTGTAATTAAAATAGAAACATCCGTAGTTTTAATGTTATTGGTGTTGTTTTACCGTTCTACCAATTATTTTTTATCTTCTCAATCTACTTGGAATAATTTTTTAGGGCAAATAGGAAGTACAAATTCAGTTATTCAATTAGAATCTAGTTTAATTGAAAATCAAGAGGATAGTGCAGGAGTGAAAAAAGTTGATTTTTCAAAATCAATAATTTTAAAGGATATAGATTTTAAGTATTCTAATGATTCTATGATTAAAAATCTAGATTCTATTAATTTAGAAATTCCATTAAATAAAACAGTCGCTTTTGTAGGTAAAAGTGGAAGTGGTAAAAGCACATTAATTAATATTATAACAGGTTTGTTAAAGCCCAATTCGGGAAATGTGAGTATTGATGGTATTGACTTAAGTGAAATTAATTTAAAAGATTGGCGTTCAAAAATTGGTTATATTGCACAAGAATCTGTAATTTTTAGTGATACAATACTAAATAATATCACTTCCTGGGATTATAACAAAGAGCAAGATTATTCTCGTTTATGGAATGCTATAAAAATGAGTCATTTAGATGAGATTATTAAAAATGATAATGATTTAAACAGAGATGTTGGTGATAGAGGTGTTTCTCTTTCTGGTGGGCAAAAGCAACGTATAGCGATTGCAAGAGAATTATATCGTAATCCTAAAATTTTAATATTGGATGAAGCTACTAGTGCGTTGGATTCTGAAACAGAAAAAAGTATTATTGAAAGTCTGGAAGAATTAAATGGTAAAATTACAATTATTGTTATTGCGCATAGATTATCTACTATTAAAAACTCTGACATAATTAATGTAATTGAAGGAGGAATAATAATTGAAAGTGGAAGCTATGATGAATTAATAAATAATAATTCCTCTAGGATGAATGAGTTTATTAAAATGCAAGAATTATAA
- the asnB gene encoding asparagine synthase (glutamine-hydrolyzing): MCGIVGIIGSLPNGNECINEMLFAQRHRGPDATHKWIGENVFLGHNRLSIIDLSSEADQPMVSSDGRFILVFNGEIYNYLELKEQLFDYSFKTSSDTEVLLALFQKKGKTMLNDLNGMFSFAIWDTKEQKMFAARDRFGVKPFYYAFKNDTLFFASEIKTLFAAGVEKIKNKKVWANYLSFGTYGLPNETFWENIHQLPAGHYFEYDLHAQKKVEPVKWYDFVNHIKNTPQLAEKELKIKYLELLQDSIRLRFRADVPVGFNISGGLDSSALLALVNQEFPDNKTIEAFTFYTNDERYDELHWVELMLEKTKNPLNKCLLEAEEVPKLIAEIAALQEEPFGGFPTLAYHQIFAKARAKGILVLLDGQGMDEAWAGYDYYQTNSGFTIQGTKTAPVRPEVLTEEFKGFAEKEVYEKPFDNDLQNLQYRDLFYTKIPRALRFNDRISMLHGTELREPFLDYRLVELAFAQSSNMKIKHGQGKWMLREIVKELLGNEVALAPKRPLQTPQREWMAHELHAYVDEKIVEFSNGNFVQKEKVLALWNAYKNGSQDNSFYLWQWINLNAIG; encoded by the coding sequence ATGTGTGGAATTGTAGGGATAATAGGTTCTTTACCTAATGGAAATGAATGTATAAACGAAATGTTGTTTGCACAACGTCATCGAGGACCCGATGCAACCCATAAATGGATAGGTGAAAATGTGTTTTTAGGTCATAATAGATTGTCTATTATTGATTTAAGTTCTGAAGCAGATCAACCTATGGTTTCTTCAGATGGTAGATTTATACTTGTTTTTAACGGCGAAATATATAATTACTTAGAGTTAAAAGAACAGCTGTTTGATTATTCTTTTAAAACATCTTCAGATACAGAAGTTTTGTTGGCGCTTTTTCAAAAGAAAGGAAAAACAATGTTGAATGATTTAAACGGAATGTTTTCTTTTGCAATTTGGGACACCAAAGAACAAAAAATGTTTGCAGCCAGAGATCGTTTTGGAGTAAAACCTTTTTACTATGCTTTTAAGAACGACACTTTATTTTTTGCTAGTGAAATAAAAACACTATTTGCAGCGGGTGTTGAAAAAATAAAAAATAAAAAAGTTTGGGCTAATTATTTAAGTTTTGGAACTTATGGATTGCCAAATGAAACTTTTTGGGAAAATATTCATCAATTACCTGCAGGACATTATTTTGAATATGATTTACATGCTCAAAAAAAAGTAGAACCAGTAAAATGGTACGACTTCGTAAATCATATAAAAAATACACCTCAATTGGCTGAAAAAGAGCTAAAAATAAAATATTTAGAATTATTACAAGACAGTATTCGTTTGCGTTTTAGAGCAGATGTTCCTGTTGGATTTAATATAAGTGGAGGTTTAGATTCTTCAGCGTTATTGGCTTTAGTAAATCAAGAATTTCCAGATAATAAAACAATAGAAGCTTTTACATTTTATACCAATGATGAGCGTTATGATGAATTGCATTGGGTAGAATTAATGTTAGAAAAAACAAAGAATCCTTTAAATAAATGTTTGTTAGAGGCAGAAGAAGTGCCTAAACTGATTGCGGAAATTGCTGCGCTTCAAGAAGAACCTTTTGGTGGTTTTCCTACTTTGGCGTATCATCAAATATTTGCAAAAGCGAGAGCAAAAGGAATCTTAGTGTTACTAGACGGTCAAGGCATGGATGAGGCTTGGGCAGGATATGATTATTATCAAACCAATTCAGGATTTACCATTCAAGGAACGAAAACAGCACCTGTTAGGCCAGAAGTTTTAACCGAAGAGTTTAAAGGATTTGCTGAGAAAGAAGTATATGAAAAGCCTTTTGATAATGATTTGCAAAACCTGCAGTATAGAGATTTATTTTACACTAAAATACCAAGGGCGTTGCGTTTTAATGATCGAATAAGTATGTTGCATGGGACAGAGTTAAGAGAGCCATTTTTAGATTATCGATTAGTGGAATTAGCTTTTGCACAATCAAGCAATATGAAAATAAAGCATGGACAAGGAAAATGGATGTTGCGTGAAATTGTTAAAGAGTTGTTGGGTAACGAAGTAGCTTTAGCTCCTAAAAGACCTCTGCAAACTCCGCAAAGAGAATGGATGGCTCATGAGCTACATGCTTATGTAGATGAGAAAATAGTAGAATTTTCTAATGGTAACTTTGTGCAAAAAGAAAAAGTATTAGCTTTATGGAATGCATATAAAAATGGAAGTCAAGATAATAGTTTTTATCTTTGGCAGTGGATTAATTTGAATGCGATAGGATAA
- a CDS encoding cytidylyltransferase domain-containing protein, which yields MRVLGLITARGGSKGVPGKNIKLLNGKPLLAYTVEAANASKFITDLVLSTDDDEIIQVAENIGLSVPFKRPAELAVDSASSIDVVAHALQFFELKGVFYDAVCLLQPTSPFRKEGFIDEAIEKFINQKTDCLLSVLQVPHEYNPHWTFLENKNGTLDIATGEKEIIKRRQDLPVSFFRDGSIYITKTAVIKEKHSFYGASISYIESDPAYFCNIDTLKDWEIAEAKVLQLRM from the coding sequence ATGAGAGTATTGGGGCTTATAACTGCAAGAGGAGGAAGCAAAGGTGTTCCTGGTAAAAATATTAAATTACTAAATGGCAAGCCTTTGTTGGCATATACGGTTGAAGCTGCAAATGCGTCTAAGTTTATTACGGATTTAGTTTTATCAACTGATGATGATGAGATAATACAAGTGGCTGAAAATATAGGTTTGTCTGTTCCTTTTAAAAGACCAGCTGAACTGGCTGTAGATAGTGCGTCTTCAATTGATGTGGTTGCTCATGCTTTGCAGTTTTTTGAATTGAAGGGAGTTTTTTACGATGCGGTTTGTTTATTGCAACCAACTTCTCCATTTAGAAAAGAAGGATTTATTGATGAGGCAATTGAGAAATTCATTAATCAAAAAACAGATTGTTTGCTTAGTGTTTTACAAGTGCCTCACGAATATAATCCGCATTGGACTTTTTTAGAAAATAAAAACGGAACTTTAGATATCGCCACCGGTGAAAAAGAAATTATTAAAAGAAGACAAGATTTGCCCGTTTCTTTTTTTAGAGACGGAAGCATTTATATTACTAAAACAGCTGTAATTAAAGAGAAACATTCCTTTTATGGTGCATCTATTAGTTATATAGAGAGTGATCCTGCTTATTTTTGTAATATTGATACTTTAAAAGATTGGGAAATAGCTGAAGCAAAAGTACTTCAGTTAAGAATGTAA
- the neuC gene encoding UDP-N-acetylglucosamine 2-epimerase yields the protein MSKRKICVVVTARPSYSRIKTALQAIKEHPQLELQLVVAASALLDRYGSAVNYILKDGFEISAKVFNVLEGENLAAAAKTTGIGILELSSVFENLKPDIVVTVADRFETMATAIAASYMNIPLAHIQGGEVTGNIDEKVRHAITKLSDYHFVASEDAKVRVIKLGENPDFVYNTGCPSIDLAKQVIENSTTLPFNPYEKYGGVGEEPDLSNGYLVVMQHPVTNEYQNSRLHIETTLKAVSELNQPTLWFWPNVDAGADGTSSGIRAFRENNKLPNVHFFKNMEGKDFLHVLNHSSCLIGNSSVGIRECAYLGVPTVNIGSRQNRRDRGANVIDVDYNKEAITSAIQFHLKTGKTTKSNVYGGGNAGSNIANLLEQVPLQFHKTIMY from the coding sequence ATGTCAAAAAGAAAAATATGTGTAGTTGTTACTGCACGACCTAGTTATAGTAGAATAAAAACTGCTTTACAAGCCATAAAAGAGCATCCACAATTAGAATTACAATTGGTAGTTGCTGCTTCTGCTTTGTTAGATAGATACGGAAGTGCGGTTAATTATATTCTAAAAGACGGCTTTGAAATTAGTGCGAAAGTTTTTAATGTTTTAGAAGGTGAAAACTTAGCTGCTGCTGCAAAAACTACAGGAATAGGTATCCTAGAATTATCATCGGTATTTGAAAATTTAAAACCGGATATTGTAGTAACGGTTGCCGATCGATTTGAAACCATGGCAACTGCGATTGCGGCATCGTATATGAATATTCCATTAGCGCACATTCAAGGAGGTGAAGTAACAGGAAATATTGACGAAAAAGTTCGACATGCAATTACTAAATTATCCGATTATCATTTTGTGGCTTCAGAAGATGCAAAAGTACGCGTAATCAAATTAGGGGAAAACCCAGATTTTGTATATAATACAGGTTGTCCTTCTATTGATTTAGCAAAACAAGTTATAGAAAACAGTACAACTTTGCCTTTCAATCCTTACGAAAAATATGGAGGAGTAGGAGAAGAGCCTGATTTATCAAATGGTTATTTGGTGGTTATGCAACATCCAGTAACGAATGAATATCAAAATTCAAGATTACATATTGAAACAACTTTAAAAGCCGTTTCAGAATTAAATCAACCCACATTATGGTTTTGGCCTAATGTAGACGCGGGTGCCGATGGTACTTCTTCAGGAATAAGAGCATTCAGGGAAAATAATAAATTACCAAATGTGCATTTTTTTAAAAACATGGAGGGAAAAGATTTCCTACATGTATTGAATCATTCTAGTTGTTTGATTGGAAACTCAAGTGTTGGAATTAGAGAATGTGCCTATTTAGGAGTGCCAACTGTTAATATTGGAAGTCGCCAAAATCGTAGGGATCGTGGTGCAAATGTAATAGATGTTGACTATAATAAAGAAGCAATAACAAGTGCCATTCAATTCCATTTGAAAACAGGAAAAACAACCAAATCAAATGTATATGGTGGTGGTAATGCAGGAAGTAATATAGCAAATTTACTAGAACAAGTTCCATTGCAATTTCATAAAACCATTATGTACTAA
- a CDS encoding N-acetylneuraminate synthase family protein — MKKVFIIAEIAQAHEGSLGIAHSYIDALAKAGVDAVKFQTHIAEAESSVFESFRVNFSYEDATRMEYWKRMEFTPEQWKGLKEHCDQVGVEFMSSPFSCAAVELLEEIGVLRYKIGSGELNNYLMLQKIAATGKPIILSSGMSDYEELEQTINFLSPYGNELSLLQCTTAYPTVASQWGLNEIQKLKNKFQIPIGFSDHSAGIVAPLAAVAMGASILEFHVVFNKEMFGPDAKASLTIEETKELVNGVRSIEESIHSDYSKQDVRTFNDLKIMFGKSLSVNKDLKKGSVLSITDLESKKPGNKGISAKEFRNVIGKELLVDLKQWDFLIPENIA, encoded by the coding sequence ATGAAGAAAGTGTTTATAATAGCTGAAATTGCTCAAGCGCATGAGGGAAGTTTAGGTATTGCACATAGTTATATAGATGCATTAGCTAAAGCTGGAGTAGATGCAGTTAAATTTCAAACACATATTGCTGAAGCAGAAAGTAGTGTTTTTGAGTCCTTTAGGGTTAATTTTAGTTATGAGGATGCCACTAGAATGGAGTATTGGAAACGAATGGAGTTTACTCCTGAACAATGGAAAGGATTAAAAGAACATTGTGATCAAGTTGGAGTTGAGTTTATGTCTTCCCCGTTTAGTTGTGCTGCGGTGGAATTATTAGAAGAAATAGGTGTTTTAAGATACAAAATAGGATCTGGAGAATTGAATAATTACTTGATGTTACAAAAAATTGCAGCTACAGGAAAGCCAATTATACTGTCTTCAGGGATGAGTGATTATGAAGAGCTTGAACAAACTATTAATTTTTTATCTCCTTATGGTAATGAATTAAGTTTGTTGCAATGTACAACTGCTTATCCAACAGTTGCTAGCCAATGGGGGTTGAATGAAATACAAAAATTAAAGAATAAATTTCAAATTCCAATAGGTTTTTCAGATCATTCGGCTGGAATTGTGGCGCCATTAGCTGCAGTCGCAATGGGAGCTTCAATATTAGAATTTCATGTAGTTTTTAATAAAGAGATGTTTGGTCCAGATGCTAAAGCTTCTTTAACTATAGAAGAAACAAAAGAATTGGTAAATGGAGTAAGGTCTATTGAAGAATCAATTCATTCAGATTATTCAAAACAAGATGTACGTACGTTTAATGATTTGAAAATTATGTTTGGAAAATCATTAAGTGTTAATAAGGATTTGAAAAAAGGAAGTGTTTTAAGCATAACTGATTTAGAATCTAAAAAACCTGGAAATAAAGGAATAAGTGCCAAAGAATTCCGAAATGTTATTGGAAAAGAATTATTAGTTGATTTAAAGCAATGGGATTTTTTAATCCCAGAAAATATAGCTTAA